A genomic segment from Oryctolagus cuniculus chromosome 16 unlocalized genomic scaffold, mOryCun1.1 SUPER_16_unloc_1, whole genome shotgun sequence encodes:
- the LOC100338716 gene encoding vomeronasal type-2 receptor 116-like: MTHRECHHYLKPSINQDGDLILGGFFPLYYPETETEKVQISFLHRPQYKTVVSWWLWKSYQYVLAFRFAIQEINKDPQLLPNLTLGFKFFNAFASEQYTLLSLVYWLAGMNLAFPNYSCHKQGRHVAIIAGTTSALSIEFGTLLELYKTPQLTYGPFDPMLNDKDQFPSLYQMATSDSSLGHGMISLLLHFGWMWVALFVSDDMKGEQFLQYFEAEMLKKSVCVAFTVKLPVTKKLYGDSDLTFMSSIRASSANVHILYGDVRGLIIVDISVRSFLTMGKVWILTSKWDLVMSETNHMLHSLHGGFSFSLHKEEIPGLKHFVKMANPSHYPEDFYFSKLWLFHLDCSLAGSFCGRIGTCSRNTSLEFLPGHIDLLTISDYSYLVYNAVYTVAHVLHKMLLEKVETGSPGEAAQPMILPWQLHPFLRKIQFTNSAGDDVSFHETRNHMVHYYIQNVVNFPSGLRLLIKIGEFSSKNPHEQSLLINEEMIEWPVAFKVTPRSVCSQSCGPGFRKMSQEGRPICCYTCVLCPEREIANQTDAKQCMQCSDDEYPNQERNRCLPKLVTFLAFEESLGMALACMALCFSVLTAAVLWVFVKHRDTPIVKANNRTLSYILLITLLLCFLCSLLFVGRPSTATCLLQQIAFGLVFTVALSTVLTKTITVILAFKVTKPGRTMRRLLVSGVYNSVIPICSLIQVALCGIWLGTYPPFIELDTHSELDHIILVCNKGSATAFYCVLGYLGSLALASFTVAFLARNLPDTFNEAKFLTFSMLVFCSVWVTFLPVYHSTKGKVMVAVEVFSILASSAGLLGCIFFPKCYVILIRPEKNTLKGLKKKASSKGF; encoded by the exons ATGACTCACAGGGAATGCCATCATTACCTTAAGCCAAGTATCAACCAAGACGGAGACCTGATCTTGGGTGGCTTTTTCCCTCTCTACTATccagaaacagaaactgaaaaggtCCAGATATCTTTTTTACATCGTCCCCAGTATAAAACTGTTGTTTCGTG gtggctgtggaagaGCTACCAATACGTGCTGGCCTTCCgctttgccatccaggagatcaataaggacCCCCAGCTACTCCCCAACCTGACCCTGGGTTTCAAATTCTTCAATGCCTTTGCCAGTGAACAGTATACCTTATTGAGTTTAGTGTATTGGTTGGCTGGGATGAATCTGGCTTTTCCTAACTACAGCTGCCATAAACAAGGAAGACATGTTGCCATCATTGCTGGAACCACATCAGCATTGTCCATTGAATTTGGAACACTTTTGGAGCTctacaaaaccccacag ctCACCTATGGTCCTTTTGATCCCATGCTAAATGATAAGGACCAGTTTCCCTCACTCTATCAGATGGCCACCAGTGACAGCTCTTTGGGCCATGGAATGATCTCCTTGTTGCTGCATTTTGGCTGGATGTGGGTGGCTCTTTTTGTGTCTGATGACATGAAGGGAGAGCAGTTCCTTCAGTACTTTGAAGCAGAGATGCTCAAGAAAAGTGTCTGTGTGGCCTTTACAGTGAAGCTCCCTGTCACAAAGAAGTTGTATGGGGATAGTGATCTCACTTTCATGAGTAGCATCAGAGCTTCATCTGCAAATGTGCATATACTCTATGGTGATGTAAGAGGTCTCATCATTGTGGATATTTCAGTGAGGTCCTTTTTAACCATGGGGAAGGTGTGGATCTTGACATCAAAGTGGGATCTTGTTATGTCTGAGACAAACCACATGTTGCACTCTCTacatggaggcttctcattttcactccacaaggaagaaatccctggcctcaaacATTTTGTCAAGATGGCAAacccttcccactacccagaagacTTTTACTTTAGTAAATTATGGCTTTTCCATCTGGACTGCTCACTTGCAGGGTCATTTTGTGGACGTATTGGAACCTGCTCACGAAATACTTCcttagagtttcttccaggacatATTGACCTGTTGACCATATCTGACTACAGCTATTTAGTCTACAATGCTGTCTACACAGTGGCTCATGTCCTCCATAAAATGCTTTTGGAGAAAGTAGAAACGGGATCTCCAGGAGAAGCAGCCCAGCCCATGATTCTTCCCTGGCAG ctccatccatttcTTAGGAAAATCCAATTTACAAACAGCGCTGGAGATGATGTATCCTTCCATGAAACAAGAAACCACATGGTGCATTACTATATCCAGAACGTTGTGAATTTTCCTAGTGGTCTTCGTTTGCTTATTAAAATTGGAGAGTTTTCCTCCAAGAATCCACATGAACAAAGCTTACTTATCAAtgaagagatgatagaatggcctgtTGCATTCAAAGTG acTCCTCGATCTGTGTGTAGCCAGAGCTGTGGTCCTGGATTCAGGAAAATgtcacaggaaggaagacctatctgcTGCTATACTTGTGTTTTGTGTCCCGAGAGAGAAATTGCCAATCAGACAG ATGCAAAGCAGTGCATGCAGTGTTCAGACGATGAGTACCCAAACCAGGAAAGAAATCGCTGCCTCCCTAAACTGGTGACCTTCTTAGCCTTTGAAGAAtccctggggatggctctggcctgcatggctctgtgcttctctgtcctcacagctgcggtcctctgggtctttgtgaagcaccgagacactcccatcgtcaaggccaataacaggaccctcagctacatcctgctcatcaccctcctcctgtgcttcctctgctccttactctttGTTGGCCGTCCCagcacagccacctgcctcctgcaacaaatagcatttggccttgtgttcacagtggctCTTTCCACTGTGCTGAccaagaccatcactgtgattctgGCCTTCAAGGTTACAAAACCTGGAAGAACAATGAGGAGATTGCTGGTATCAGGCGTATATAACTCTgttattcccatctgctccttgaTCCAAGTGGCTCTCTGTGGCATCTGGTTGGGAACCTATCCTCCTTTTATTGAGTTAGATACACACTCTGAGCTtgaccacatcatcctggtgtgcaacaagggctcggccactgccttctactgtgtcctgggatacctgggctccttggcctTGGCCAGCTTCACTGtagctttcctagccaggaatctgcctgacacattcaatgaagccaagttcctgacattcagcatgctggtgttctgcagcgtctgggtgaccttcctgcctgtctaccacagcaccaaggggaaggtcatggtggccgtggaggtcttctccatcttggcctccagtgcagggctcctagGCTGCATCTTTTTTCCCAAGTGCTATGTTATTCTTATTAGACCTGAGAAGAACACTTTGAAAGgcttaaagaaaaaagcaagttCTAAAGGATTCTAA